One Pyrus communis chromosome 13, drPyrComm1.1, whole genome shotgun sequence genomic window carries:
- the LOC137713803 gene encoding pentatricopeptide repeat-containing protein At1g74900, mitochondrial-like, which translates to MLTLQLKTAAQKNPKPSFLFPCRSFTTSPSHPSQDSHLANLILKSDPQTLTQILHSPQIDWTSDLVDKTLKRLWNHGPKALQFFRILDHHPNYTHSCSSFDHAVDIAGRLRDYKSLWTLVARMRARRLGPGPRTFSIITERYVAAGKPDRAVKVFLSMHEHGCPQDLNSFNTILDVLCKAKRVEKAYNLFKVFRGRFKADCVSYNIIANGWCLIKRTPKALELLGEMVERGLDPSLTTFNIMLKGYFRAGQIKEAWEFFLQMKKRKCEIDVVTYTTLVHGFGVVGEIKKARKVFDEMVGEGVLPSVATYNALIQVLCKKDSVENAVVVFEEMVSKGYVPNVTTYNVLIRGLCHSGNMDRALEFIDRMKGDECEPNVQTYNVVIRYFCDAGEIEKALNVFEKMGCGDCLPNLDTYNVLISAMFVRKKPEDLLVAGKLLIEMVDRGFLPRRFTFNRVLDGLLLTGNQAFAKEILRLQSKCGRLPRQVKL; encoded by the coding sequence ATGCTCACTCTGCAACTCAAAACTGCCGCacagaaaaacccaaaacccagttTTCTATTTCCGTGTCGGAGCTTCACCACCTCACCTTCTCATCCCTCTCAAGACTCTCACTTGGCGAACCTGATTCTCAAATCCGACCCGCAAACCCTAACCCAGATTCTTCACAGCCCCCAAATCGATTGGACTTCCGATTTGGTCGACAAAACCCTGAAGAGGCTCTGGAATCATGGGCCCAAAGCCCTCCAGTTCTTCAGAATCCTCGACCACCATCCGAACTACACACACTCTTGCTCCTCCTTCGACCACGCTGTCGATATTGCCGGCCGCCTGCGCGACTACAAGTCCCTCTGGACCCTCGTGGCCCGAATGCGGGCCCGCAGGCTCGGCCCTGGGCCGAGGACTTTCTCTATCATCACAGAGAGGTATGTGGCTGCTGGTAAGCCTGATAGAGCCGTTAAGGTGTTCCTGTCAATGCATGAACATGGTTGTCCTCAGGATTTGAATTCGTTTAATACAATTCTTGACGTGCTTTGTAAAGCTAAGCGTGTCGAAAAGGCGTAtaatttgtttaaggtgtttagGGGCAGGTTTAAGGCTGATTGTGTTAGTTACAATATAATTGCGAACGGGTGGTGTTTGATTAAGCGAACCCCGAAAGCTTTGGAGCTTTTGGGGGAGATGGTGGAGAGGGGATTGGACCCGAGTTTAACGACGTTTAACATAATGCTTAAAGGATATTTTAGAGCTGGTCAGATTAAGGAAGCTTGGGAGTTCTTTTTGCAAATGAAGAAGAGGAAGTGTGAGATTGATGTTGTTACCTACACTACTTTGGTTCATGGGTTTGGTGTTGTCGGGGAGATTAAGAAAGCTCGAAAGGTTTTTGATGAGATGGTTGGGGAAGGGGTGCTTCCTTCGGTGGCAACTTACAATGCCTTGATTCAGGTTTTGTGTAAGAAAGATAGTGTGGAAAATGCTGTCGTGGTTTTTGAGGAGATGGTGAGCAAGGGTTATGTGCCTAATGTGACGACTTATAATGTATTGATTCGAGGGTTGTGTCACTCGGGAAACATGGATAGGGCGCTGGAGTTTATAGACAGAATGAAGGGGGATGAGTGTGAGCCAAATGTTCAGACATATAATGTTGTGATTCGGTACTTTTGTGATGCCGGAGAGATTGAGAAGGCGTTGAATGTGTTTGAGAAGATGGGTTGTGGTGATTGCTTGCCTAATTTGGACACGTACAATGTTTTGATCAGTGCcatgtttgtgaggaagaaaccTGAAGACCTGTTAGTGGCAGGGAAGTTGTTGATTGAGATGGTTGATCGAGGATTTTTGCCGCGAAGGTTCACCTTCAATCGCGTTCTGGATGGGCTTTTATTAACAGGTAATCAAGCTTTTGCAAAAGAGATTTTGAGATTGCAGAGCAAATGTGGTCGTCTTCCCCGTCAAGTAAAATTGTGA